In Candidatus Hydrogenedens sp., a genomic segment contains:
- a CDS encoding peptide chain release factor-like protein, which translates to MFFGISQKKEEELYKRMEGLGIFEKDLIEQFISARGPGGQKVNHTSTGVYLKHIPSGIEVKMDTSRSQSINRFLARRRLCELIELQKLGKEAPISKKISKIKKQKAKRAKRSQEKYNKELPDKES; encoded by the coding sequence ATGTTTTTCGGAATATCGCAAAAGAAAGAAGAAGAACTCTATAAAAGAATGGAAGGATTAGGGATATTTGAAAAAGATTTGATAGAGCAATTTATTTCTGCTCGGGGACCAGGAGGACAGAAAGTCAATCATACGTCAACAGGTGTATATCTGAAACATATCCCATCAGGGATTGAGGTGAAGATGGACACATCTCGTTCGCAATCGATAAACCGTTTTCTGGCTCGGCGACGGTTATGTGAACTCATAGAGTTACAAAAACTTGGGAAAGAAGCACCTATCTCAAAGAAAATAAGCAAAATAAAAAAACAAAAAGCAAAACGGGCTAAACGTTCACAAGAAAAATATAATAAAGAACTACCAGACAAAGAGAGCTAA